One window from the genome of Fimbriimonadia bacterium encodes:
- a CDS encoding class I SAM-dependent methyltransferase, whose product MVGRDGVRILEAGCGSASYLRWSPGSHITGMDISQKQLDRNKTVSEKILGDIQTYELTPSSYDVIICWDVLEHLPHPELAIENFVRAIRPDGVIILAFPNVVSVKGLIAKFTPHWFHVWVYRRLLGIKDAGKEDTAPFKTFLRFSISPRAIRSAARRLGMDIIHARHYQTGMQKELRSKHRVVRWAISSLGLLLRAVSLGRIDGSLSDCIYVLRRSAKVTAPAPATARTTKEAAYGARA is encoded by the coding sequence ATGGTGGGTAGAGATGGCGTACGCATCCTCGAAGCAGGATGCGGGTCGGCCAGCTATCTCCGTTGGTCCCCTGGGTCTCACATCACCGGCATGGACATCTCCCAAAAGCAGCTCGACAGGAACAAGACCGTGTCGGAAAAGATCCTGGGCGACATCCAGACATACGAGCTTACGCCTTCCTCCTACGACGTCATCATCTGCTGGGACGTGCTCGAGCACCTTCCGCATCCCGAGTTGGCCATCGAGAACTTCGTGCGGGCAATCCGACCCGACGGCGTCATCATCCTTGCCTTCCCCAACGTGGTTTCCGTGAAGGGGCTGATCGCCAAATTCACCCCTCACTGGTTCCACGTGTGGGTGTATCGGCGTCTATTGGGCATCAAGGATGCAGGTAAGGAAGACACCGCGCCATTTAAAACCTTCCTCCGCTTCTCGATCTCGCCCAGAGCGATACGAAGCGCCGCTCGCCGACTCGGCATGGACATCATCCACGCACGGCACTACCAGACGGGAATGCAGAAGGAACTTCGGAGCAAGCACCGGGTCGTCCGCTGGGCGATATCTTCTCTAGGGTTGCTACTACGTGCGGTCAGTCTCGGCCGTATAGACGGCAGCCTGTCCGATTGCATTTACGTTCTCAGGCGCAGTGCGAAGGTTACCGCCCCGGCACCAGCCACTGCACGCACGACAAAGGAAGCTGCATACGGCGCCCGAGCCTAG
- a CDS encoding alkaline phosphatase family protein has translation MRVLLCSIDGMRPDGLAKAHTPVMDRLIAEGAYCAKARSVMPSVTLPCHMSMLRGVDVGRHGVNTNTFHPLVRPVPSVMDMAAAAGLKCGMFYNWEPLRDCSEPGSLSVSVFMQENATPEGDAAVAEAVCRHWQHEDLDLTFVYFGNTDSTGHKYGWMSDEYLAAIANADGCVGRMMQALDQLGRLSDTMVLVLADHGGHERAHGTEMEEDMTIPWMLCGFGVSPGISLPGPIRLYDTCATVAHLLGVPQHPDWDGRPVIDAVG, from the coding sequence ATGCGCGTGCTACTGTGCTCGATAGACGGGATGCGGCCGGATGGCCTCGCAAAAGCGCACACGCCGGTGATGGATCGGTTGATTGCCGAAGGCGCCTACTGCGCGAAGGCTCGCAGCGTGATGCCATCGGTGACCCTGCCGTGCCACATGTCCATGTTGCGCGGGGTGGACGTTGGGCGGCATGGTGTCAACACCAACACCTTCCATCCGCTCGTGCGACCCGTGCCGAGCGTAATGGACATGGCGGCCGCAGCGGGGTTGAAGTGTGGCATGTTCTACAACTGGGAGCCTCTTCGCGACTGCTCGGAACCTGGGAGCCTGAGCGTGTCGGTGTTCATGCAAGAAAACGCGACGCCCGAGGGGGATGCTGCCGTCGCGGAGGCAGTATGCCGACACTGGCAGCACGAGGACCTCGACCTGACGTTTGTCTACTTCGGCAACACGGACTCTACGGGACACAAGTACGGGTGGATGAGCGATGAGTACCTCGCGGCCATTGCGAATGCAGATGGATGTGTGGGACGGATGATGCAAGCGCTGGACCAGCTCGGCAGGCTGTCCGATACTATGGTTCTGGTTCTCGCCGATCACGGTGGCCACGAGCGCGCGCACGGCACGGAGATGGAAGAAGACATGACGATACCGTGGATGCTCTGTGGTTTCGGCGTCTCGCCGGGCATCTCGCTCCCGGGCCCGATTCGCCTCTACGACACCTGCGCTACCGTCGCCCACCTTCTCGGCGTCCCCCAACACCCCGACTGGGACGGCAGGCCCGTGATAGATGCGGTGGGATAG
- the ispG gene encoding (E)-4-hydroxy-3-methylbut-2-enyl-diphosphate synthase — protein sequence MSVRYERLPTRAVRVGDVWIGGKNPIVVQTMVTEDTLNVEACARQVIELHEAGAELVRVTVPSLAAAEATGRIRELLRREGKPVPLVADVHHQGSAIAAEVVRHVDKVRINPGLFVFRKPEQRDVEYSPEEHEAERRAIEEALLPVIEACKRYEVAMRIGVNHGSLAERMTVTYGDTPEGMVESALEYVRICEKHGFRDIVISLKASRLPILLAANRLLAQRMRETGEAYPIHLGVTEAGDGQYARIKSSIGIGTLLAEGIGDTIRVSLAEDPKNELPVCYEILQSLGLRRTKVEFIACPSCGRTKFDLPTVLAQVKAATGHLKNLDIAVMGCIVNGPGEMADADYGYVGKGGGKIALYRGREVVKENIPQDEGVAELVALIKSDGRWVDP from the coding sequence ATGAGCGTTCGCTACGAGCGACTGCCGACCCGCGCCGTGCGCGTCGGCGACGTGTGGATCGGCGGCAAGAACCCCATCGTGGTGCAGACGATGGTCACAGAGGACACGCTGAACGTCGAGGCGTGCGCGCGTCAGGTGATCGAACTCCACGAAGCCGGTGCCGAACTCGTGCGCGTCACCGTACCTTCGCTTGCCGCAGCTGAGGCAACCGGACGCATTCGTGAGTTGCTGCGGCGGGAAGGGAAACCGGTTCCCCTCGTCGCAGACGTCCACCACCAGGGGAGCGCCATCGCTGCGGAGGTGGTGCGCCACGTGGACAAGGTGCGCATCAATCCCGGCCTCTTCGTTTTCCGCAAGCCCGAACAGAGGGACGTCGAGTACTCGCCCGAAGAGCACGAAGCGGAGCGGCGCGCCATAGAGGAGGCGCTGCTACCCGTTATCGAGGCGTGCAAGCGGTACGAGGTGGCGATGCGCATCGGCGTCAACCACGGCAGCCTGGCCGAGCGCATGACCGTGACCTACGGCGACACCCCGGAAGGCATGGTGGAGAGTGCGCTGGAGTACGTTCGCATCTGCGAGAAGCACGGCTTCCGAGACATCGTGATATCGCTAAAGGCCAGCCGATTGCCCATCCTGTTGGCGGCCAACCGACTACTGGCGCAGCGAATGAGGGAAACTGGGGAGGCGTACCCCATCCACCTCGGAGTGACCGAAGCGGGTGACGGGCAGTACGCGCGTATCAAGAGCTCCATCGGCATCGGCACTTTGCTGGCCGAGGGCATCGGCGACACCATTCGGGTTTCGCTGGCCGAAGACCCTAAGAACGAGCTACCCGTGTGTTACGAGATCCTGCAGTCGCTAGGGCTGCGGCGTACGAAGGTGGAGTTCATCGCGTGCCCATCGTGTGGGCGGACGAAGTTCGACCTGCCCACGGTGCTTGCGCAGGTGAAGGCGGCCACTGGACATCTCAAGAACCTGGACATCGCGGTGATGGGCTGCATCGTAAACGGGCCCGGCGAAATGGCAGATGCCGACTACGGCTACGTGGGCAAGGGTGGCGGCAAGATTGCCCTCTACCGAGGTCGCGAGGTGGTGAAGGAGAACATCCCGCAGGACGAAGGTGTGGCCGAGCTGGTCGCCCTGATCAAGTCCGACGGCCGCTGGGTGGACCCGTAG
- the csrA gene encoding carbon storage regulator CsrA: MLVLTRKVHQSIMIGDNVEVVVLEVRGEQVRIGIRAPKDVPVHRKEIYEQIQAENVAAAQTSPEDVPDTRSA, encoded by the coding sequence ATGCTGGTTCTAACTCGGAAGGTACACCAAAGCATCATGATCGGCGACAACGTCGAGGTGGTGGTGCTCGAGGTGCGTGGCGAGCAGGTTCGGATCGGTATTCGAGCCCCGAAGGACGTGCCAGTCCACCGCAAAGAAATCTACGAGCAGATTCAGGCCGAGAACGTGGCCGCAGCGCAGACGAGCCCCGAAGACGTTCCGGACACCCGCAGCGCCTAG
- a CDS encoding flagellar assembly protein FliW, producing the protein MSMVATTSRFGSIEYQEEDVLTFAEGPYGFPDLRRFVILEHKPGSPFRWLQSLDEPGIAFLIISPTQLFPDYTPSISEESAKSISLTASDPVLVNVVVTIPQGNPEAMTANLAGPIIINPKTREARQIIVEEGQYGTKHSIMDALNALTKTAA; encoded by the coding sequence GTGAGTATGGTGGCCACGACATCGAGATTCGGGAGCATCGAGTATCAGGAAGAAGACGTGCTGACCTTCGCCGAAGGGCCGTACGGGTTTCCTGACCTCCGGCGCTTCGTGATCCTGGAGCATAAGCCCGGTAGCCCGTTCCGGTGGCTCCAGTCACTGGACGAGCCGGGCATCGCGTTCCTGATCATCAGTCCGACCCAGCTGTTCCCCGACTACACCCCGAGCATCTCGGAAGAGAGCGCGAAGTCCATATCGCTAACGGCTTCGGACCCCGTCCTCGTTAACGTAGTGGTCACGATTCCGCAAGGGAATCCCGAGGCGATGACCGCAAATCTAGCGGGTCCGATCATAATCAACCCGAAGACTCGTGAGGCACGCCAGATCATCGTGGAAGAAGGGCAATACGGCACCAAGCACTCCATCATGGATGCGCTAAATGCCCTGACCAAAACAGCGGCCTAG
- the flgL gene encoding flagellar hook-associated protein FlgL encodes MRISTNYQQMMHTQEVTNALERVFKRSREVSTGVRLHNPSDDPFAASMVIGLKSALANTSQYLKNIGVVNTRLKATESALGEITDILNEVRQMVVAGANGTTEQTARDAYVQQITRIQERLVAIGNRELVPGQYLFAGKAVTTKPFEALGGVMTYNGSAETMDVEIRPGYIVQGSLVGEPLFTDIYSALETIKTDMSSGDQNRLGDDDLQLLDSLSRNVLNQRGDLGSLLQQIEATRVQLGEQSDELTRLISDYKDADMTEAIAAYQAAQTAYQAALAVAASALRMSLLDYIGS; translated from the coding sequence GTGAGAATCAGCACGAACTACCAGCAGATGATGCACACGCAGGAGGTCACAAACGCCCTCGAGCGCGTGTTCAAGCGCTCGCGAGAGGTGTCCACCGGCGTTCGGCTGCACAACCCGTCGGACGACCCCTTCGCCGCGTCCATGGTCATCGGCCTCAAGTCGGCTCTTGCGAACACGAGCCAGTATCTGAAGAACATCGGCGTGGTGAACACCCGGCTGAAGGCAACGGAGAGCGCCCTGGGTGAGATCACGGACATCCTGAACGAGGTACGGCAGATGGTCGTGGCCGGCGCCAATGGGACGACCGAACAGACTGCCCGAGATGCGTACGTGCAGCAGATCACGCGTATTCAGGAGCGGCTCGTGGCTATCGGCAACCGTGAGCTGGTGCCGGGTCAGTATCTCTTTGCCGGCAAGGCCGTCACCACCAAGCCTTTCGAAGCCTTAGGTGGTGTGATGACTTACAATGGCAGCGCCGAGACGATGGACGTCGAGATACGGCCTGGCTACATCGTGCAGGGTAGCCTTGTCGGAGAGCCGCTTTTCACCGACATTTATAGTGCACTAGAGACAATCAAGACCGACATGAGCTCGGGGGACCAGAACCGATTGGGAGACGACGACCTCCAGTTGCTGGACTCGTTGTCCCGCAACGTGCTGAACCAGAGGGGGGATTTGGGTTCCCTGCTACAGCAGATCGAGGCGACCCGGGTTCAGCTGGGCGAGCAGTCGGACGAGCTGACGAGGCTCATCTCGGACTATAAAGATGCGGACATGACGGAGGCGATTGCGGCGTACCAGGCAGCTCAGACCGCCTATCAAGCGGCACTTGCTGTGGCAGCCTCGGCGTTACGCATGAGCCTACTCGACTATATCGGGAGCTAG
- the flgK gene encoding flagellar hook-associated protein FlgK yields the protein MPSAFYGINLAGRAMQSFQYAMLTTSHNIANVNNSAYSRQIVDFRDGIPQLEMGIRPFYLGGGTEIGAVTRVRDRFLQQRFMDTSTDESRFAALAANLKQAEVAFGELSTSSGISEYLDQFFNAFQQLSANPSDAGLRSTVRQAADQLARRFRTLDADLTTQQNNVTAQVQNHIGRLNQLAGELATLNKRIVEAQVTGATPNDLLDQREAVLAEMSSIAEVRSNIMPNGTMQVFLDQFTLVDQAGANTLPATVDVATSSIVVNGLSVRVTSGALGGSFETLNKLSGYRTQLDTLAGSIITEVNLLHSSGYALDGTTGHMLFSGTGASTFDLSDEVKASAQNIVAAATNEAGDGSLALAIAQLRNTTHASLGGRSFSGFYGDLVTAVGTDLKGAQAALDAQSGIRQQIVAQIESLSGVNLDEEMANMMKFQRTYEAAARLLTIFDSVLEETIRLLGR from the coding sequence ATGCCATCCGCGTTTTACGGCATCAATCTCGCCGGCCGGGCCATGCAGTCGTTCCAGTACGCGATGCTGACCACCTCGCACAACATCGCGAACGTCAACAACTCTGCATATTCGCGGCAGATCGTGGACTTCCGTGATGGCATTCCCCAGCTCGAGATGGGCATACGCCCCTTCTACCTGGGGGGTGGAACGGAAATCGGCGCGGTGACGCGTGTGCGGGATCGCTTTTTGCAACAGCGCTTCATGGACACGAGTACCGATGAAAGTCGCTTTGCTGCACTGGCTGCGAACCTGAAGCAGGCCGAGGTCGCCTTCGGTGAGCTGAGCACGTCCTCGGGCATCTCCGAGTACCTGGACCAGTTCTTCAACGCCTTCCAGCAATTGAGCGCGAACCCGTCGGATGCGGGTTTGCGTAGCACGGTACGCCAAGCAGCCGACCAGTTGGCCCGGCGCTTCCGCACCCTTGACGCCGACCTCACGACCCAACAGAACAATGTGACCGCCCAAGTTCAGAACCATATCGGTAGGCTCAATCAGTTGGCGGGCGAACTGGCTACACTCAACAAGCGCATCGTCGAGGCGCAGGTTACGGGGGCTACTCCCAACGACCTCTTGGATCAAAGGGAAGCCGTGCTTGCCGAGATGTCGTCCATCGCAGAGGTCCGGTCCAACATCATGCCTAACGGCACGATGCAGGTGTTCCTCGACCAGTTCACGCTGGTAGACCAGGCCGGGGCGAACACACTGCCGGCCACCGTGGATGTTGCCACTTCGTCCATCGTGGTCAACGGCCTGAGCGTTCGGGTCACTTCCGGCGCGTTGGGGGGCAGCTTCGAGACGCTGAACAAGCTCTCCGGATATCGCACCCAACTGGACACGCTCGCAGGCTCCATCATTACCGAGGTGAACCTGCTGCACTCGTCCGGCTACGCATTGGATGGAACGACCGGGCACATGCTCTTCTCGGGCACCGGCGCGAGCACTTTCGACCTGAGCGACGAGGTGAAGGCCAGCGCGCAGAACATCGTTGCAGCAGCGACCAACGAGGCCGGCGACGGCAGCCTGGCCCTGGCGATCGCCCAGCTCCGAAACACCACACACGCGAGCCTAGGCGGCAGGAGCTTCTCCGGGTTCTACGGAGACCTGGTGACCGCCGTCGGGACCGACCTGAAGGGGGCGCAGGCTGCGCTCGATGCGCAATCGGGCATCCGACAGCAGATCGTCGCGCAAATCGAGTCCCTGTCCGGCGTCAACCTGGACGAAGAGATGGCGAACATGATGAAGTTTCAGCGGACCTACGAGGCGGCGGCGCGCCTGCTGACCATATTCGATTCGGTCCTGGAGGAGACGATTCGGCTGCTCGGCCGGTAG
- a CDS encoding flagellar protein FlgN has product MTPRHVATLWSEWARSAETLLQVLARQERALISRDTDQVQECLEQIESARSKLQEKDEEARSAIFALAQAVGSEPTLRDVARKLPPSDARLLSGFAGTAERLADALRASFIRNHALIENEMAYVSGTLMLIGQALREPSTPYGKAPAGALTLDRKV; this is encoded by the coding sequence ATGACCCCTCGCCACGTCGCGACACTATGGTCGGAATGGGCACGGAGCGCAGAGACGTTGCTCCAAGTGCTCGCGCGCCAGGAGCGGGCGCTGATCTCGCGCGACACCGACCAAGTCCAGGAATGCCTCGAACAGATCGAGTCTGCACGCAGCAAGCTGCAGGAGAAAGACGAGGAAGCGCGCTCGGCCATCTTCGCTCTCGCCCAGGCCGTCGGCTCAGAGCCGACACTGAGAGATGTGGCCCGAAAACTCCCCCCCTCGGATGCTCGGTTGCTCTCCGGGTTCGCCGGCACTGCCGAGAGGCTGGCTGACGCGCTTCGAGCCTCGTTCATACGCAACCATGCCCTCATCGAGAACGAGATGGCGTACGTTTCTGGCACGCTCATGCTGATCGGCCAAGCGCTTCGTGAGCCCTCCACTCCGTATGGCAAGGCCCCGGCGGGGGCCCTGACCCTGGATAGGAAGGTATAG
- a CDS encoding rod-binding protein — MLTGAIPATQTIKDTTAKGNELRKATQGVEALFVQQLLSAMRRTASFGDSSNGATAMYRDLMDQAVAQEIARTGRFGIGDILYRQLAERVLDGEQATEGER, encoded by the coding sequence ATGCTTACCGGTGCAATCCCGGCAACTCAGACGATCAAAGACACGACGGCGAAAGGGAATGAACTTCGTAAGGCCACCCAAGGAGTGGAGGCCCTCTTTGTCCAGCAGCTACTAAGTGCGATGCGGCGAACCGCCTCGTTCGGGGATTCCTCGAACGGGGCCACGGCCATGTACCGGGACCTCATGGACCAGGCCGTGGCGCAGGAAATCGCGAGAACCGGCCGCTTCGGCATCGGCGACATTCTGTATCGCCAACTCGCGGAGCGAGTGCTGGACGGAGAACAAGCAACGGAGGGCGAACGATGA
- a CDS encoding flagellar basal body P-ring protein FlgI has translation MRALVIALLLANVGWAQTEPANGNSADDPASRAVRLKDIAVIRGARSNQLTGVGVVVGLEGTGDTKSTPQTQQAIANALERFGLSVNPASMSLKNVAIVLVTAELPAFAQPGTHIDVTVSSMGDAKSLQGGTLLQTPLYAAGNSREAFAVAAGPVSIGGFNFGAGGSSVQKNHVTVGRIPEGAIVERAVPSTFVTDNNLFIHLRQPDFTTASNVAEAIMTAYPEYEALAVDGATIRVTPPDSRLMDPVRLVSQLELLAVTSDTPAKIVVNERTGTIVIGENVRIRPAAVAHGGITVTITKTTEVSQPPSFTAEGGPGVPFDNTAVKVKEPKAKVAWLDDMPTVADLVKALNQLGVSPRDLIAILQALRGAGALQATIEIQ, from the coding sequence ATGCGTGCACTTGTCATCGCACTCCTGTTAGCGAACGTGGGATGGGCTCAGACCGAGCCTGCCAATGGGAATAGCGCCGACGATCCGGCATCCCGCGCAGTCAGACTGAAGGACATCGCCGTCATCCGAGGCGCACGCAGCAACCAACTGACTGGTGTCGGCGTGGTGGTAGGTCTGGAAGGCACGGGTGACACGAAGAGTACCCCTCAGACGCAACAAGCGATTGCGAACGCCTTGGAGCGCTTCGGTCTATCCGTCAATCCCGCAAGCATGTCCCTGAAGAACGTTGCCATAGTCCTGGTGACCGCGGAGTTGCCTGCCTTCGCACAGCCCGGAACTCACATAGACGTTACCGTGAGCAGCATGGGAGATGCAAAAAGCTTACAAGGTGGCACGCTGCTCCAGACTCCCCTCTACGCAGCCGGCAACTCGCGCGAGGCGTTCGCCGTAGCTGCGGGACCTGTTAGCATCGGGGGCTTCAACTTCGGTGCCGGTGGCAGCTCGGTGCAGAAGAATCATGTCACTGTTGGGCGCATCCCGGAAGGGGCGATCGTGGAGAGGGCGGTGCCATCCACGTTCGTCACCGACAACAACTTGTTCATCCACCTACGGCAGCCGGACTTCACCACGGCGAGCAATGTGGCTGAAGCTATCATGACGGCCTACCCGGAGTACGAGGCGCTAGCCGTGGACGGCGCCACCATTCGCGTCACGCCGCCCGACTCGCGGCTCATGGACCCGGTCCGACTGGTATCCCAGTTGGAACTACTCGCGGTTACCTCTGACACTCCTGCGAAGATCGTGGTCAACGAGCGCACGGGCACCATCGTGATCGGCGAGAACGTGAGAATCCGGCCCGCTGCCGTGGCCCATGGCGGCATCACCGTCACGATCACGAAGACCACCGAGGTATCCCAGCCGCCATCTTTCACTGCCGAAGGCGGACCGGGCGTACCCTTCGACAACACGGCGGTAAAGGTGAAAGAGCCGAAAGCGAAGGTGGCCTGGCTGGACGACATGCCCACCGTGGCCGACTTGGTCAAGGCTCTGAACCAACTCGGGGTGTCGCCGCGGGACCTGATCGCCATCCTGCAGGCGCTGCGTGGGGCCGGCGCACTCCAGGCGACCATCGAGATCCAATAG
- a CDS encoding flagellar basal body L-ring protein FlgH yields the protein MRLVALAAMLLATGACAQKNGSLWSDGAGSYISDFKAREVGDVLTVLIMESSQASSKADTSTSKSESASTTAGLGPILKDILPELGASGQMSSQATGSTTRSGSLIAKMTVVVKQVLPNGTLVIEGKRDVMVNKETQKLLITGIVRTKDISSDNTIPSYLVGDAEIRFEGKGIIGDKQREGLIVRLFKGLFGGLF from the coding sequence ATGAGATTAGTTGCACTTGCAGCCATGTTGTTAGCGACCGGTGCGTGCGCGCAGAAGAACGGTTCGCTGTGGTCGGATGGAGCGGGTTCCTACATCTCGGACTTCAAGGCGCGCGAGGTGGGGGACGTGCTGACGGTGCTCATCATGGAGAGTAGCCAGGCATCGTCGAAGGCCGATACTAGCACATCGAAAAGCGAATCCGCATCTACTACCGCCGGGCTGGGCCCGATCCTGAAGGACATCCTGCCAGAGCTGGGCGCGAGCGGCCAGATGAGCAGCCAGGCGACCGGTAGTACCACCCGTAGCGGTAGTTTGATCGCGAAGATGACCGTGGTAGTGAAGCAGGTGTTGCCCAACGGGACGTTGGTGATCGAGGGCAAGCGCGACGTGATGGTCAACAAGGAGACGCAGAAGTTGCTCATCACCGGCATCGTGCGCACCAAGGACATTTCCTCGGACAACACGATTCCTTCCTATCTGGTAGGTGACGCCGAAATCAGGTTCGAGGGCAAGGGCATCATCGGTGACAAGCAGCGCGAAGGACTAATCGTGCGGCTGTTCAAGGGGTTGTTCGGAGGGTTGTTCTGA
- a CDS encoding flagella basal body P-ring formation protein FlgA: MIWLLLPQVQVDWAVQGEGLIRLLDGERPVYVREVRLVVEEGKPLRSTLGPALDPPVLIPTGTTALKVQSDGTIVATVSGLTREIGCVSLARFSPGQAAPVIGQPGSKGFGAIIEHAGAVLAPPVEKGAGLHIVGRLSAETRGDRVLLGEIAELSGTETLVTQAAELPVGAGPLPGGSRILTRGEVMVKLRAAGLATAATRVELPETIRVSRPSQEIPQAEIIQAARRALTDPVEAERLVPSVVARAVTAPVGQYVLMPGAPVRSGLGWSVPVAVQVDGRTAATVQVRFQQTTVAKPKTGMVKVGSQVTVVLQSGGLSVQTQGVLRSAGAVGDAVTVYVPSTKKMLSGELSDAGTVMVTL, from the coding sequence ATGATCTGGCTACTGCTGCCGCAGGTACAGGTGGACTGGGCCGTTCAGGGCGAGGGACTGATTAGGCTTCTGGATGGCGAACGCCCCGTCTACGTGCGTGAGGTCCGGCTGGTCGTCGAGGAAGGCAAGCCGCTGCGCTCGACATTGGGCCCGGCTTTGGACCCTCCGGTACTGATCCCGACCGGGACGACAGCCCTGAAGGTGCAGTCAGACGGCACCATCGTCGCCACGGTTAGTGGACTGACGCGGGAGATCGGGTGCGTGAGCCTGGCTCGCTTCTCCCCTGGACAGGCGGCACCGGTGATTGGTCAACCCGGGTCGAAGGGCTTTGGTGCGATCATCGAGCACGCTGGAGCGGTGCTGGCACCGCCGGTGGAGAAGGGCGCTGGGCTCCACATCGTGGGCAGGCTGTCGGCGGAGACCCGGGGTGACCGGGTGCTCTTGGGCGAGATCGCGGAGCTGAGCGGCACCGAAACGTTGGTTACTCAGGCCGCGGAGCTTCCGGTGGGGGCGGGTCCTCTGCCGGGTGGCAGCCGGATTCTGACCCGCGGCGAGGTGATGGTGAAGCTGCGAGCTGCCGGCTTGGCGACTGCGGCGACACGGGTCGAGCTTCCTGAGACGATACGTGTGTCACGCCCCAGCCAGGAGATACCCCAGGCGGAGATCATCCAGGCGGCCCGCCGTGCTCTGACAGACCCGGTCGAGGCTGAACGGCTTGTGCCCAGCGTGGTCGCACGCGCAGTCACTGCGCCGGTAGGGCAGTACGTGCTGATGCCGGGGGCTCCCGTGCGCAGTGGCTTGGGTTGGTCCGTACCAGTTGCAGTGCAAGTGGATGGACGGACAGCTGCCACCGTACAGGTCCGCTTCCAGCAGACTACCGTCGCCAAGCCGAAGACCGGAATGGTCAAGGTTGGCTCTCAGGTTACGGTGGTGCTGCAGAGTGGTGGCCTGAGCGTGCAGACGCAGGGCGTGCTGCGATCCGCCGGTGCAGTGGGAGACGCTGTGACGGTGTATGTACCTTCCACGAAGAAGATGCTCAGTGGCGAACTGAGCGATGCAGGTACTGTGATGGTGACATTATGA
- the flgG gene encoding flagellar basal-body rod protein FlgG, which translates to MMRSLYTAAAGMAAQQFNLDVIANNLANVNTNGFKHSRAEFQDTLYQVLRSQGAQNGQDATRPVALQVGLGSRTVATTTMLEQGPLQQTSNKYDLAIEGDGFFKVLLPDGSEAFTRDGQFKVDATGRMVTSDGYPLQPDILVPSDAISFTVGSDGTVNVQVAGDTTIQNLGQLLLARFPNPAGLQRIGHNLFRVSAASGDAIEGAPGTDGLGSVAQYAIENSNVQIVEEMVRMILAQRAYEVNSKAITTADEMLGLTNNLKR; encoded by the coding sequence ATGATGAGATCGCTGTATACCGCAGCTGCGGGCATGGCCGCGCAGCAGTTTAACTTGGACGTGATCGCCAACAATCTGGCGAACGTCAACACCAACGGCTTCAAGCACTCGCGGGCGGAGTTCCAAGACACGCTGTATCAGGTTCTACGCAGCCAGGGTGCGCAGAATGGGCAGGACGCGACCCGACCGGTCGCCCTCCAGGTAGGTCTCGGCTCGCGCACGGTGGCGACCACCACCATGCTGGAGCAAGGGCCGCTGCAGCAGACCTCCAACAAGTACGATCTGGCTATCGAGGGTGATGGGTTCTTCAAGGTGCTGCTGCCCGACGGTTCGGAAGCGTTCACCCGCGACGGGCAGTTCAAGGTGGATGCCACCGGCCGCATGGTGACCAGTGACGGGTACCCGTTGCAACCCGACATCCTCGTGCCCTCGGATGCCATCTCCTTCACAGTGGGCTCCGACGGAACAGTCAACGTGCAGGTGGCTGGGGATACGACCATACAGAACCTCGGCCAGTTGCTTCTGGCTCGCTTTCCCAATCCTGCGGGATTGCAGCGCATTGGGCACAACCTGTTCCGAGTCAGTGCAGCCAGCGGTGATGCCATCGAAGGCGCTCCCGGAACCGACGGCCTCGGCTCCGTGGCTCAGTACGCCATCGAGAACTCCAACGTGCAGATCGTCGAAGAGATGGTGCGGATGATCTTGGCCCAGCGAGCGTACGAGGTCAACTCGAAGGCCATCACCACCGCGGACGAGATGCTCGGCCTGACCAACAACCTGAAGCGTTAG